TACTCAGCCGTGTTGTTGCTGGTCTGAACGCGGAATTCCTGTACAGCGTCCTGCGACGGCACGAGGATAGTGGCGTTGCCATAGGACACATTCACCGGAGCACCGTCATAGAGCGTGGAGCTTTGATTGGCGCTGCCGCCGCCGATCTGATAGTTGCCGGCAGCGAATACATTCTGGCCGGTCAGGTTACCTGACGAACTGCCCTGCGGAACCACGCCGGGGACAAGGCCGACCAGCGCCAGAACGTTTCTTCCATTAAGCGGAATCTCGGTCACGGCCTTGCCCTGAACGACCTGGCCGAGAGATGCATTCTCCGACTGAATGATCGGCGCCTGCGAGGTGATGGTGACCTCTTCCGTCGTCTCACCAATTGCGAGCTCTACATTCTCGCGGGTTGCCAGGGCGACCTGCACCTCGACGGGGTTGTGGGTGTAGCGTTTGAAGCCGCTTCTCTCTACCGAAAGCGTGTACTCGCCTGGGATCAGAGACAGGAACTGGAAGTCGCCGTTGTCAGCAGTGGCAACGACCTTCTTGTCTCCGGTTGCATTGTTTGTCAGTGTCACCTGGGCGCCCGGCATTACCGATCCACTCGTGTCAGTGACCGTCCCCACCACAGATCCGGCAGCGCTCTGCGCCCATGCGTGAGGAGCGATCCCCACCAGACACAAAAGGAGCGTGCACAGGAGTGCTAATTTGATACCTTTCATTGCGTTCCTCCGAAATGGCCGTATCCGTTGCGGCCCCGGTTTGTTCTTTCAACTGCCTTGCTACAAGCGCCGGTTGCTCAATTGCTCTTGCGATGTCGCACCAGAAAATGAATCAATGCTTCCGATCGCCGGGTTACTGGCTGCCGGTCTTCTTCTGCTTTCTTGTCCCCCAGAAGATGTAAGTGCCACTCCGCGTGGAGGTGACGAGGTCGATATTTCCGTCGCCTTTCAGGTCGACGGCCAGAACATCCGATCCTCCGCCGGAGAAGTTGTGAACCAGCTCCGGCTCAAAGCGCGCTCCACCGGGACTCTTCTTGTCGCGGACGGTGCGATACACGTACAGCACCGGAGGACCATAGGGATCGGGATCGTAGAAGTCATCCAGATGTGACCAGTAGCGCTTGGCCACAACAAAGTCGGGTATGCCGTCTCCGTCCACGTCCGCAATCGTGGAGGCATGCGGCTCGGTGAAGACCACACCGCCTGCACTCTCCGATGGGAGATGTCCCATCACCTGGTGCGGGATAAAGGTAATCTCGCCGGAGGAGGACTTCTTCTGCTCGAACCAACTGATGCCCCATCCATGTGCCTGCATGGAGGTGACAACGTCGGGGAGTCCGTCACCGTTGATGTCGTAGACACCGATCTTCGCGCCGCCGGCAGAGGTGCGTCCCCACTTGCCGAAGGGAGCGGGATGATAGGTCCACTTCGTCTCGGCATCGTTCTGAGCAGGTTGCTCCCACCAGCCGTACGCGCCGACGATATCGACACGCCCATCGCCGTTTACATCACCGGCGCCGACGCCATGCGCGGGCCAGGGGCCATGTTCGCTGACCTTGTGAACGGTCCACTTGCCGGTGGGGTTCGAAGAATCCGGCTTGGCGTAGCACATGTAGCCGCCGCCCATATACACCAGCTCCGGCTTGCCGTCCTTGTCGACATCTGCGAGCACGGTCTCTTCACTGTCGATGGGAGCAACGACGGTGAACTTCTCCCAGCGGCGCGACTCTCCCTTCGGATTGACATAGAGCACGGCTCCCGTCTTGCCACCGTCGGCATGACTGGTGGTCACCACATCGGGCCAGCCATCACCGGTGAAGTCCGCGGCGTGCTGCACCCAGTCCTCCATCGAGTAGTTGGTGGAGGCATTCACGATCTGCGCGGGATAGATCTCGCGCGACTGGGTGAAGTCAGGTCCGAAGTAGATGAACGGGCCGGAGACGATATCGAGCTTGCCGTCGTGATTGAAGTCAGCGGCCGCGGCCGACCAGCCGTAGTAGAACTCGTTGATCCTCTGCATGCGGAAGTTGGGACTGACCTGCTCTTTGGGCAGCGTCTTGACCGCAATGTCCTTGTAGGCGATGGCACGGAAGTGAACGGTTCCACTCCCGACGTAGAGCGCGAACGGACCATAGCCATTCATGTTCTCGGTCGCAACGCTTACGGCGTCTCCGCCATCGTTGAAGAAGGCTCGCAGGATATCGGCATCCAGAAGCACCTCGACGTCATTCCATTCGCCAGTGCGCAGGCCATGCAACGGACGCTGCAGGGGCGCCGTTGCGCCGGCGGGCATTGGCAAGGGCTCAGGGGGAGTGAAACGACGAGCGGGCGCACCAGCGGCCGACGGTGGAGGCGCAAAACGGATCTGACCTCCGGCGAGGCGAAGCTGAGTGTGCTCTGCAAGTTTGCCGGACTCATCAAAGGTCGCGCGGTAGCCGGCCAGCTCCTGCGGCCGGATCGAGAGCATGTCTCCGCTCATACCGCTTGCGCTTTTCGCTGTGCGCATCACGATGCCCGCATTGCATTCACCTTCGCAGCGGAACTGCAGATAAACGGCGCTGTCCTGTGCAGGCTTATTGAAGACCAGCAGGCCGGTACCTGTACCGGTGATCTCACCATTGGAGGCGGACCATTGTGCGCTACCCATCTGCTGCCATCCAGACAGAGACGAGCCTGCAAAGGCGCCGTCAGGAGCAAAGCTTGGGGATTGCGCGACAAGCGCGGGAGACACGCTGACGAACAATGCGGAAGCTGCTGCAAACAGGGACAACCGTCTCATTTATGTCGAGCCTCGAAAAATATGGGCTGCCGCAGCATAAGCCGCAATCTATATTGCGTATTATGCAAACGTCATTTTTGAAACGGAGCCATCCTAGCACCCTGATGTGCCATTGTCGAGAGGCGAATTTATGCGATTTTTTGAGAGCTGGAATTTCGCAAAAACGCACGCCAGCGCGCTGTTCAGAGGCTTTGGACCATGCGGGACACACCCATGCAACAGCGCACTTCAGCCCGTCGCTTGACGGTAGTTGGGTGGGAGCAGCGGGCTGATAAGGCACAAAATGAAGAATGGGCTTGAGCCCTGGGCTTTGTCCTGATCCTAGAGAAAAGGCCCAGCGTAGACCGTGGGCTGAAGCCCACGGCTCCCACCGATTCGAGCTACGCTCGAATATCCCACGCCATCGCCGCAACGGATGGGCTCGCGCAGGTTTTACTACCGCCACAAAACCAATCTCGATGTCGTGTTTGAGGCGCTAGAAAGCAGATTCAACCTGCATCTGGGAAGTCAACGTCTTCAAAGAAGGCGTAGTTTTTGAGGCTTGCCGGTGGAGCAAAGAAACAAGCGACCTTCATCTCAACCTCAGAGAGGTTCTGCAGCATATGGATCTCTCCCTGCGGGAAGAGAACCGCGGAGCCAGTCTGCACCTCCGCAACCTCTCCATTGACCAGCACGCGGCCGTGGCCGCTGAGGATGTAGATCACCTCTTCGCCGTCAGGATGCGAGTGGGCCGGGCGCACCTTTTCTCCGGGAGCGACGCGAATGACCGCCATCGAACAGTACTTCGCGTCAGTGTTCTTCGGCGTCACTACCCAGCGCAGGTTTCTACCAGGAAGATCAAGCTCTTCGACCGTGCTCTCATGAATCACTTTGACTGCCATACGTCTCCTCTATCCGTGCGCAACGGCCTGCTGTACTGTCGCCGCAATCTTTGCAGGCGTCAGGCCGAAGACTTCGACGAGTTCCTCGTAGGTGGCCGAGTGGATGAACTGTTTATTGCCGTCTGCATCCAGCGTGTTCACCGTGAAAACCCGGTTGAGCGAATCAAGCCTGGCGGAACTGCGATGGCGATACAGCACCTTGAGGAAGTTCTGCCAGAGATATCCGTTGTTCTGCTCTGCGAAGAAGATGGGAAGGCCGGTCTCATACAACCGCAGCAAAAGGTCGTCATCGACCGATGGCATGTCGACCACCATCACGTTCACGCCCGCCTTCTCGCATAGATCGGCAGCTGCAAGAGCCTCATGCACTCCCCTTCCGGAGCTGATTACGATGGCGCGATCACTTTCGCTCTGCCGCAGGACGTTGCCCTTGCCATACTCGAACTCGTAGTCGCCGTCGTAGAGTACTGCCGAGGGCGTACGCATCACACGTACATACACCAGGCCCTTATTCCCTTCCATCACCCACTTCATGATGGAGAGCATCTGCTGCGGACACGAGACGTCGATGATCTTCAGATGTGCGACCGCGTCGAAGGTCGTGGCATCATCGTTGCCCATGTGGGTTGCGCCGTTGGTGCGGGTCTCAAAGTTGGCGGCAGTTGCAAGGAAGGTGATATCGAGGCCGTGCCCCTCGCTCAGCCAGCCATCGGCGGCCTCCATCGCTTCCAGGCGTTCCTGATGCCCGACCGCAATACGGCGAAGCACCTGCCAGTTGAAGAAGGGGCAGAAGGTGCTGCACCAGGTGTTGTAGCCCAGTGCCGCAAATCCCTCCGACATCAACATCATGTTTGCTTCGGCAACGCCGGCGTTGAGCGCACGCGCCTGGTCGACGGCGGCAATGCCGCTCTCCAGACCGCTGGTTGAAGCCAGGTCCGAGTCGATCGACACAACGCGCGGATCGCGTGCAAAGACCTTCATTCCGGCCGTCACCATCTCAGCGGCGCTGTAGCTCTTGTTCCGATCGAGTTTAGGAAGCGCGGCAGCGTCGTAGCGGATCTGCTTATCGCGCCGCGGAACACGCCTGGTCTGGACCGGGCCGATGACCTGCCTGAGGAAGTCGCTGCTGTCATCCACTGCCAGATTCATGCCGGCAGCGGCCTGCAACAGCAATTCATGGAGTGACTCATCGCCCGCGACTCGATTGAGCAGTTCCAGGAATTCCGTCACTCTTGCCGTGCGCTGCTTCTGCTGCATCTCCACTTCCTGCGCGAACAAAGCGTCGGGAACTGTCACCTTATGCTTATTCAGGAAGTCGGAGAACGCTCCAAAGCCTTTCTTCGAGTTGCAGACGATCACTGTGGGCCTGCCATTCCGCGGGCCGTAGCGGAAGGCGGTCAGTGCATCGAAGACTCCGTCAAAGCTGGTGGCATCCACATTGAAGGCATTCCATCCGAACGACCGGAAGACATCGGCGAGCGGCGGCATGGGATAAAGCATGCGGTCGTGGATATCTAGCTGGCCGTTGTTGCGATCGACCAAAACACACAGATTCTCGAGGTTATGCTGCGAGGCATACATGATGACCTCCCAGCAGGAGCCCTCCTGTAACTCTCCATCGCCCACCATGCAGTAGGAGTCGAAGCGCGGGCTGCGTTTGCCGGCGACGGCGAAGCCCTCCGCAACGCCAATTCCCTGCCCCATGGGGCCGGTGGCGATGTGGACGCCGGGGAGAACCGGACCCGGGTGACCGTTGAGCAGACTGCTGTGCGAGCGGGAGTTCTTCAGAACGTCGGCGGAGAAGTAGCCCAGCTCCGCATAGATCGACGCCATCGCAGCGACGGCATGTCCCTTGCTGAGGGTGAAGATGTCCTGCCCGCGGCGTGTGGGGTCTTCGACGTCGAGGCGCAGAAACCCGCCATAGAAGAGAGTCACCATGGGCAGAATGGCCGAGAAAGCTCCTCCGGAGTGCAGCCCCTTATCCACCGCATCGCGACTCTGTTCAAGCGTGAGGATACGGATGTCGGAGTCCTTGATGGCAAGCAGCTTCAGCATGCCCTCGCGATACATCGACTCGCGGTGCAGGGAGAGATCTCCTGAGGCGGATCTGAAGACAGCAGTTGACAGTACGGGCATGCTCATTGCCTGGACCTTCCATGCAAGATTATTTGCATAATACGCAATATTCATTGCGTTATGTGAGGCAAAGTATATGGAGTGGTTCCTGCGATCGTCAAGCAGTCTCCAGGGTGTGTCATCAAACTCCGGCCGTCAACGCCGGGAGCAGATTTTTCTGAGATCGAGGAGTGAGGAGAGAACTGTAGCCGGCCTACTGGAACGACGAGTGACGAAGAGATCGGGAAATCGGGGTCCCCAGTCAGCTTTGCTGGCTGGGGTGAAGAAAATCTGCCCCGGCCGTCAGCGTTGCGGCGCAAATTCGCCCATACTTCGTTGTCGTCCTCGACTGTGGGCCCGCCACAGCCTTCGGCCTCCGCCTCGTATGGACAAATTTGCGCTCGCAACGCTGACGGCCGGAGTTTGATGACACACCCTAGCACTCGGAAAACGGAGACAATTGTTCTATGCGCATTGTGATCATCGGCGGTTCCGGCCATATTGGCAGCTATCTGACACCCAGGCTTGCAACTGCGGGGCACGACGTTCTCTGTGTTAGCCGCGGCGTAAAGAATCCCTATCGGCCCGATCAGGCATGGAAGCAGGTCAAGCATGTCGTACTGGACCGTGACGCGGAAGAGGCCGCCGGCAACTTCGGCGAGCGCATCGCGGAGCTGGACGGACAGGCCGTGATCGACCTTACCTGCTACACCCCGGCTAGCGCCGCTCAGCTCGCCGAGGCGCTCCTGGGCCGCGTGGAGCATTTCCTGCACTGCGGCACCATCTGGATCCACGGCCATAGCTGCCAGGTGCCTACGACCGAAGACGCACCACGGTCACCGTTCGGCGAATACGGAGTCCGAAAGGTCGCCATTGAGGACTACCTGCTGCGGCTGGCGCGGACCAAGGGCTTCCCCGCGACCCTGCTGCATCCCGGTCACCTGGTCGGTACCGGATGGAACCCGATCAACCCCCAGGGCAACTTCAACCCGGCTGTCTTTACCGCTCTCGCGCAGGGAACCACAATCGCTCTGCCGAACCTTGGCCTGGAAACGGTGCACCATGTGCATGCCGACGACGTGGCGCAAGCGTTTCAACAGGCGTTGACGCATCGGAGTGTCGCGCTCGGTGAGAGCTTCCACGTCGTCTCGGCTGCAGCTCTGACGCTTCGAGGCTTTGCCGAAGGCATGTCTCGCTGGTTCGGGCAGGAGCCAAAGCTGGAGTTCCACTCCTGGGAGAAGTGGCGGTCCCTCGTCAGCGAGAAAGATGCCCTATCGACATGGGATCACATCGCTCACTCCCCGAACTGCAGTATCGAGAAGGCGAAGACGCTCCTTGGCTATCAGCCGCGCTATAGCTCGTTTGAAGCGGTACAGGAGGCGGTAGCTGATATGCAGAGGCGAGGGGTGATTGAGGGAAATTGAATGATTGAAGGATTAAAGAGGAATTGAATGATGGAATAAATGAAGGATTGAATAAGGTTCAAGCGGACATCCGAGCAAAGCTCGAATCCCTTATTCAATTATTCAATCCTCCAATCATTCCATTATTTCCAGTGCACCATCGGCAGCCCTGCGACCGGGCTCTGGAAATACGGGATACTGTGCGCCCGTAGTGAGCCGATGTAGACGGTCTTCAGATCGGGTCCGCCGAAGGTGACGCTGGCCATCCATGGAGCGATGCCGCGGCCAGTGGCAAACAGCACATCTTCGGTCACCGCGCCGGCGCGGAACTGATCTTCGAGAGCCTTCACCTTGACCGGGTCTCCTTCATCCAGAAGGACACGCTGATCTCCCTGCGGTGTAAGCACGAAGAGCTTGTCCGAGTAGACGCAGGTGCCCCAGAGATTGCCGATACTGTCGAAGGCGATGCCATCGGGCCAGGCGCCGGTTCCGAGGCTGCTGGGACCGAAGATCTCGCGCTCGCCCAACGTACCGTCGTCGTGAACGCGTAGCCGGCTGATGCAGCCGCCCGTCGTCTCAACGACGTACATATATTCTTCCTTCCCATCCATGCGGATCTCGTTGGTGAAGTGGAAGCCCTCGGCCATGATGCGGAACTTACCGTCAATGTAACGGGCGATGTAGCCATCGGGAAGATCGGGACGCAGAGCATGCATCCAGTTCTTGATCTTCGTCGAAATCGTGATCCAGATGCGGCCCTTCGAGTCACGCAGGACGAAGTTGACCTTGCCGATGGCCTCTCCCTCGATACTGTCGGCCAACACCTTGGATTCTCCCGTGCGCGTCATGATCTCCAGGCGGTCGGTGCCGAAGTTCGAGATCAGAATGTCGCCGTTCTCAGCAAAGGCAAGACCGTTCGGCAATGTTCCTGTCAGATAGCGAGTTGCCTCGCTGTCGGCCTGTGCGAAGTACGCCGAGATCTTCTGTGTGATGATCTGCTGGCTGCCGTCATGCCGCAGGCGCACCACGCCACCGCGCGAGTCAGCCGACCACAGAGTCCCATCTTTCTCCGCCAGGATGCACTCCGGGCGTTGCAACCCCTCCCCGATGTACTGCAGCTTCGACGTATCGATCCCGAAATCCAGGATTGGATTCA
This genomic window from Terriglobus albidus contains:
- a CDS encoding FG-GAP-like repeat-containing protein gives rise to the protein MRRLSLFAAASALFVSVSPALVAQSPSFAPDGAFAGSSLSGWQQMGSAQWSASNGEITGTGTGLLVFNKPAQDSAVYLQFRCEGECNAGIVMRTAKSASGMSGDMLSIRPQELAGYRATFDESGKLAEHTQLRLAGGQIRFAPPPSAAGAPARRFTPPEPLPMPAGATAPLQRPLHGLRTGEWNDVEVLLDADILRAFFNDGGDAVSVATENMNGYGPFALYVGSGTVHFRAIAYKDIAVKTLPKEQVSPNFRMQRINEFYYGWSAAAADFNHDGKLDIVSGPFIYFGPDFTQSREIYPAQIVNASTNYSMEDWVQHAADFTGDGWPDVVTTSHADGGKTGAVLYVNPKGESRRWEKFTVVAPIDSEETVLADVDKDGKPELVYMGGGYMCYAKPDSSNPTGKWTVHKVSEHGPWPAHGVGAGDVNGDGRVDIVGAYGWWEQPAQNDAETKWTYHPAPFGKWGRTSAGGAKIGVYDINGDGLPDVVTSMQAHGWGISWFEQKKSSSGEITFIPHQVMGHLPSESAGGVVFTEPHASTIADVDGDGIPDFVVAKRYWSHLDDFYDPDPYGPPVLYVYRTVRDKKSPGGARFEPELVHNFSGGGSDVLAVDLKGDGNIDLVTSTRSGTYIFWGTRKQKKTGSQ
- a CDS encoding cupin domain-containing protein; the protein is MAVKVIHESTVEELDLPGRNLRWVVTPKNTDAKYCSMAVIRVAPGEKVRPAHSHPDGEEVIYILSGHGRVLVNGEVAEVQTGSAVLFPQGEIHMLQNLSEVEMKVACFFAPPASLKNYAFFEDVDFPDAG
- a CDS encoding transketolase C-terminal domain-containing protein: MSMPVLSTAVFRSASGDLSLHRESMYREGMLKLLAIKDSDIRILTLEQSRDAVDKGLHSGGAFSAILPMVTLFYGGFLRLDVEDPTRRGQDIFTLSKGHAVAAMASIYAELGYFSADVLKNSRSHSSLLNGHPGPVLPGVHIATGPMGQGIGVAEGFAVAGKRSPRFDSYCMVGDGELQEGSCWEVIMYASQHNLENLCVLVDRNNGQLDIHDRMLYPMPPLADVFRSFGWNAFNVDATSFDGVFDALTAFRYGPRNGRPTVIVCNSKKGFGAFSDFLNKHKVTVPDALFAQEVEMQQKQRTARVTEFLELLNRVAGDESLHELLLQAAAGMNLAVDDSSDFLRQVIGPVQTRRVPRRDKQIRYDAAALPKLDRNKSYSAAEMVTAGMKVFARDPRVVSIDSDLASTSGLESGIAAVDQARALNAGVAEANMMLMSEGFAALGYNTWCSTFCPFFNWQVLRRIAVGHQERLEAMEAADGWLSEGHGLDITFLATAANFETRTNGATHMGNDDATTFDAVAHLKIIDVSCPQQMLSIMKWVMEGNKGLVYVRVMRTPSAVLYDGDYEFEYGKGNVLRQSESDRAIVISSGRGVHEALAAADLCEKAGVNVMVVDMPSVDDDLLLRLYETGLPIFFAEQNNGYLWQNFLKVLYRHRSSARLDSLNRVFTVNTLDADGNKQFIHSATYEELVEVFGLTPAKIAATVQQAVAHG
- a CDS encoding NAD-dependent epimerase/dehydratase family protein — its product is MRIVIIGGSGHIGSYLTPRLATAGHDVLCVSRGVKNPYRPDQAWKQVKHVVLDRDAEEAAGNFGERIAELDGQAVIDLTCYTPASAAQLAEALLGRVEHFLHCGTIWIHGHSCQVPTTEDAPRSPFGEYGVRKVAIEDYLLRLARTKGFPATLLHPGHLVGTGWNPINPQGNFNPAVFTALAQGTTIALPNLGLETVHHVHADDVAQAFQQALTHRSVALGESFHVVSAAALTLRGFAEGMSRWFGQEPKLEFHSWEKWRSLVSEKDALSTWDHIAHSPNCSIEKAKTLLGYQPRYSSFEAVQEAVADMQRRGVIEGN
- a CDS encoding SMP-30/gluconolactonase/LRE family protein: MNPILDFGIDTSKLQYIGEGLQRPECILAEKDGTLWSADSRGGVVRLRHDGSQQIITQKISAYFAQADSEATRYLTGTLPNGLAFAENGDILISNFGTDRLEIMTRTGESKVLADSIEGEAIGKVNFVLRDSKGRIWITISTKIKNWMHALRPDLPDGYIARYIDGKFRIMAEGFHFTNEIRMDGKEEYMYVVETTGGCISRLRVHDDGTLGEREIFGPSSLGTGAWPDGIAFDSIGNLWGTCVYSDKLFVLTPQGDQRVLLDEGDPVKVKALEDQFRAGAVTEDVLFATGRGIAPWMASVTFGGPDLKTVYIGSLRAHSIPYFQSPVAGLPMVHWK